The Steroidobacteraceae bacterium genomic interval CAGCGTTGCGACACGGGATCATGGACCGGCGTACGGTTGACCCGGAACGCGAATCTCAGAATCGCAAGTATCTCACTGCACTTCTGGCGGGGTACGGAATTTTGATATCTTTGTCACTAGGTTTGGCGCTTATGTCGACGCTTGCCGTCGTGCAATCGGAAGGCGCGTTAGCTTCAAAACTCGCAACCGCTGCCGCATTGCTGTGGAAGTGGCCGTCAATACTACTCGCTGCCGTAGGCGTATTTGCGCACGATGGAGGCGCATTGTTGTTCAATGGATTGGCGGCACCATATCCTTGGGCAGCGCTGTTCTATGCGTTCCGCTTGCGGGGTGCGGCTCGCTGAGGTTTCAATGATCCGAATGTCTCAGGCAACGGGGTACGTCCGAGGTTAAGACGAACCTGGGACCAGTGCTATAATTTAGCGCGCATTTTCCGGTCCATGCCACGCGACACAACCACCACGACAGCGCTACGGCTTGCCGTCGAACGTGCGGATGTCGCCGTATCGATAGATGCCTTTGTTGTCTCGACACAGGTGGCTGGTGATGCCGGATAGCGGGTCAGTCCTGCTGGGAAGCCGGCGCGTGTCGTTCTGACAGGTCAGAACGCGCCAACGATTCGGTTGATTTGCGCCGACCGGATACATGTCGACCGGCCCCAATGTACGGGACCCGGGAAAAGCAATACCTTTGACGCAGTACCCCGGGACATCTGCCGGCGGCTCCGCCTGTACGACCGACACCCGCTTGAACCAGCACGTTCCTGAGGACAGCGGGGGTGGCGACTGATTGCCGACCACTGGGATGCAGTACGGGAAAACATCCAGCTTGTCGCCGAGGCTTGTCGTCAACCACGTTGGGCAGTCGCCCTCGGTGTTGCAAGAATTTTGGTTTGCGAGACCCGGCTGGAAGACCAGGCAAGCAGCAAGCCGACAAGAGAGATGCCCGCTATGGGCCCCATCTTTTTCATGATCTTGGCCTCCATTGAGTGCGACCGTGTTCGTCGAACACCGTTAAGGATGTCGTGGCATCCTCGCCCGACGTCAGCATCAACCGTTGCTGTGGCGGCTGGCAATGGAGAAGGTCTGAAGTTTCACGAGAGATTTGCTGAAACGCCGAAAAAATTTCGCAACGAAAACTCGCCGGTGCGCTCAGCAAGCATCCAGCTTTTTCTATCAGGTGCGACCTCTGGCCCTGCGAGTCACACCATCGAATGGGTCAGTTCCGTCCCTGCTTCTCCGCCGCCCGCGCCGTCGCGCCTCGGGCCGCGAGCAGTTGTTCCCCGTAACGCGCGGCATGCGCGCACTTTTCCAGCGCCCCGCCTGCATGACGGCCGGCGGTTCGATGTTGAGCGGAAACAAGTCCTGCGTTGCCCCGACCCGCAATGAGCGGCCGTTGATGGTGTCGATCCCCTCGACCGGATAGAAGAAAAACGGGAACGAGAGCGGGTCCGCGTTGGCCACGGGACTTGGGTATCCGCCTCCAGAGAGGTAGTCCCGAATCGGGTCGATCTGGCGGCGCGTGTCGGCGGTAAGTGGCAACGGGCAACCCCTTACAAATATGGCCATAGATCTCGGTCAGTGCAGATGGCCGTCCCGGTCCTTCAGGTCGCAGCGGCATGCGTGTCCTCCCATGCACCGTTCAAAGGGAAGGGATCCGTAGCGCTTTTGCCGCCGCCGCCAGTCGTTTGTCATGGGTCCAGAACGCCGTATCCGCGAGGCGCACGGACGCCAGCAAATGCAGGTCAATCCAGCCTAATCCGGTTCCGAACAGCCGATGAGTCTCGAGCAGGTGCAGGACCTCGCTGTGATCGGCCATCGGCAACGTGGGCAGATTGGCAAACATATCGAGAATCTCCGCGCGTCGCGCAAGGTTGCCACAGGCGAGTTCCCCTACGACGAAGGGATGTGTCATCACTTGCTCGGCTTCAAGTAGCCGGATCAGCGGCTGGCTGCCCCG includes:
- a CDS encoding type II toxin-antitoxin system VapC family toxin, which produces MLVDTSVWADHLRRGSQPLIRLLEAEQVMTHPFVVGELACGNLARRAEILDMFANLPTLPMADHSEVLHLLETHRLFGTGLGWIDLHLLASVRLADTAFWTHDKRLAAAAKALRIPSL